Proteins from one Bacteroidales bacterium genomic window:
- the rpsO gene encoding 30S ribosomal protein S15, translated as MYLTSEKKREIFEKYGKSNTDTGSPEAQIALFSYRIAHLTEHLKSNHKDYSTERALKMLVGKRRRMLDYLVKIDIERYRAIIKELGIRK; from the coding sequence ATGTATTTAACTTCTGAGAAAAAGAGAGAAATCTTTGAGAAATACGGAAAGTCTAATACTGATACTGGCTCACCTGAAGCACAGATAGCATTATTTTCATACCGTATCGCTCATTTGACTGAACACTTAAAGTCAAATCACAAAGATTATAGCACTGAAAGAGCATTGAAAATGTTAGTAGGTAAACGTCGTCGCATGCTTGACTATTTGGTTAAAATTGACATTGAGCGTTACCGTGCTATCATCAAAGAGCTTGGTATCAGAAAGTAA
- a CDS encoding dihydrofolate reductase — MATISVIVAVAEDGAIGKDNGLLCRLPNDLKYFKSLTLGHTIIMGRKTFLSLPNGALPGRDNVVLSRSQVEYPSTKTYHSVEEAIEAVKEQEEVFFIGGAQVYAQVLKYADKLYITEIHTTFPDADAHFPELDKTEWKEVSRQDNPADEKHCHPYSFVVYERVG; from the coding sequence ATGGCAACAATATCTGTAATAGTAGCAGTAGCGGAGGACGGAGCAATAGGTAAGGATAATGGATTGCTATGTCGCTTACCAAATGACCTGAAATATTTCAAGTCGCTTACGCTTGGGCATACCATAATAATGGGACGCAAAACATTTCTTTCGCTACCCAATGGAGCATTGCCAGGTAGAGACAATGTAGTGCTATCGCGTTCGCAGGTTGAGTATCCCTCAACCAAAACCTATCATAGTGTAGAGGAGGCGATAGAGGCAGTTAAAGAGCAAGAAGAGGTATTCTTTATAGGAGGTGCTCAGGTATATGCTCAAGTATTAAAATATGCCGACAAACTATATATAACTGAGATACACACTACATTTCCTGATGCAGATGCTCATTTCCCCGAGTTGGATAAAACAGAGTGGAAAGAGGTATCCCGACAAGATAACCCTGCTGATGAAAAGCACTGCCACCCATATAGTTTTGTAGTGTACGAGAGAGTGGGGTAG
- a CDS encoding acyl-[acyl-carrier-protein] thioesterase yields METKPKEYSKTYNIVASDCNAQREVTLPFLANKILDVATEHADILGIGYADITPKNQAWVLARLALEMDRYPKPYETLIIETWVEDCNKHFSERNFCMKDAKGNIYGYARSVWFVIDLTTRKSLDISSFAGMKDMMSERVCPMTKIGKVKPITFGEGFIHQVKTGDIDYNRHFNSGKQVEHIVNLIPMTDLDTKYINRFEISYMNEAHFNQELSLMRVEETPDNYAAEMKPTDGGATICRCRIILKTR; encoded by the coding sequence ATGGAGACCAAGCCAAAAGAGTATTCAAAAACCTATAATATTGTAGCATCAGATTGTAATGCACAACGTGAAGTGACATTACCATTCCTTGCTAACAAAATATTGGATGTAGCAACTGAGCATGCCGATATATTAGGGATAGGATACGCTGATATTACCCCTAAGAATCAAGCATGGGTGTTGGCACGATTGGCATTGGAGATGGATAGATATCCAAAACCATACGAAACATTAATCATAGAGACTTGGGTAGAGGATTGCAATAAACACTTTTCGGAGCGTAATTTCTGTATGAAAGATGCCAAAGGTAATATATATGGATATGCTCGCTCGGTGTGGTTTGTAATTGACTTAACAACTCGCAAATCGTTAGATATAAGTTCATTCGCAGGAATGAAAGATATGATGTCAGAGCGAGTTTGTCCTATGACAAAAATAGGAAAGGTAAAACCTATCACTTTTGGAGAAGGATTTATACACCAAGTAAAGACAGGAGATATAGATTACAATCGCCACTTTAATAGCGGAAAGCAGGTTGAGCATATAGTAAACCTTATCCCAATGACCGATTTAGATACAAAGTATATAAATCGTTTTGAGATAAGTTATATGAATGAAGCACACTTCAATCAAGAGTTATCTCTAATGCGAGTAGAGGAGACTCCTGACAACTATGCGGCAGAGATGAAACCCACCGATGGTGGAGCAACAATATGTAGATGTAGAATAATTTTAAAAACGAGATAA
- the ilvB gene encoding biosynthetic-type acetolactate synthase large subunit yields MAKEKLTGSEILIKSLLAEGVDTVFGYPGGAITPVFDCMYDYQEELKHILVRHEQGATHAAQGYARVSGKTGVVIVTSGPGATNTITGIADAMMDSTPMVVIAGQMPSSMLGTDAFQETDVVGITLPITKWSYQIRRAEDVAWAVARAFYIASTGRPGPVMLDFAKNAQTEVAEFEYKKCNYIRSYNPYPKLNEQSIKEAARMINEAKKPLMLVGQGVTLGGAEKEVLALMEKAQIPVATTLLGLSSIPTSHPLNMGMIGMHGNVAPNVMTNECDLLIAVGMRFDDRVTAVLDTYARQAKKIHFDIDPSEFNKNVPVDLSVLGNSKESIAAVTEYVDKAEHTEWLKMFERPKAEEQTKVIEVEVSPKEGALKMGEVVNRVSKYTNNSAVVVTDVGQNQMMGVRYSGYSQPRSVITSGGLGTMGFGLPAAVGAKFGAPERTVCLFVGDGGLQMTLQELGTIKAYGVNVKIVLLTNTVLGMVRQWQELFFNQRFSETDLSNPDFVALAAAYGIKGRRIEKREELDGAIEEMLQHDGSYLLEAVVEKEEMVFPMTPTGKSVNYVMLNRDEIYKL; encoded by the coding sequence ATGGCAAAAGAGAAATTGACAGGCTCTGAAATATTGATAAAAAGTCTTCTTGCCGAAGGCGTAGATACAGTGTTTGGATACCCCGGAGGAGCAATAACTCCGGTATTCGATTGTATGTATGATTATCAAGAAGAGTTGAAACATATATTGGTTCGCCACGAACAAGGAGCAACACATGCGGCACAAGGTTATGCACGTGTGTCGGGTAAGACTGGAGTTGTAATAGTAACTTCAGGCCCCGGAGCAACAAATACAATCACAGGAATTGCCGATGCAATGATGGATAGCACACCTATGGTGGTGATAGCAGGACAGATGCCATCATCAATGTTGGGAACAGATGCTTTTCAAGAGACCGACGTTGTGGGTATAACTCTGCCTATCACAAAGTGGAGTTACCAAATACGCCGAGCAGAAGATGTGGCGTGGGCGGTAGCAAGAGCATTCTATATAGCATCAACAGGACGTCCCGGTCCTGTAATGCTAGACTTTGCAAAGAATGCCCAAACCGAAGTGGCTGAATTTGAATACAAAAAGTGCAACTATATACGTAGTTACAACCCCTATCCTAAACTAAATGAGCAATCAATAAAAGAGGCTGCTCGAATGATAAATGAGGCAAAAAAACCTCTTATGTTAGTAGGACAAGGAGTAACATTAGGAGGAGCCGAAAAAGAGGTCCTAGCGTTGATGGAGAAGGCTCAAATACCAGTGGCCACAACTCTTTTAGGATTATCATCAATACCTACCTCTCACCCATTGAATATGGGAATGATAGGAATGCACGGAAACGTAGCGCCTAACGTAATGACAAACGAGTGTGATTTGTTGATAGCAGTAGGAATGCGTTTCGATGACCGGGTAACAGCAGTACTTGACACATATGCACGTCAAGCAAAAAAGATACACTTTGATATAGATCCATCTGAGTTTAATAAAAACGTACCAGTTGATTTGTCAGTTTTAGGAAATTCAAAAGAGTCAATTGCTGCGGTAACAGAGTATGTTGATAAAGCAGAACATACAGAGTGGCTTAAGATGTTTGAGAGACCAAAAGCTGAAGAGCAGACAAAAGTAATAGAGGTTGAGGTATCTCCAAAAGAGGGAGCGTTGAAGATGGGCGAGGTGGTAAACCGAGTGTCAAAATATACCAATAATAGTGCAGTTGTAGTAACAGACGTAGGGCAAAATCAAATGATGGGAGTCCGCTATTCGGGATATTCGCAACCACGCAGTGTAATCACCTCAGGTGGATTAGGAACAATGGGATTTGGATTGCCAGCAGCCGTTGGAGCAAAATTTGGAGCCCCTGAGAGAACAGTCTGTTTATTTGTAGGAGATGGAGGATTACAGATGACCTTGCAAGAGTTGGGGACCATAAAAGCATACGGTGTAAATGTAAAAATAGTATTATTGACCAATACCGTATTAGGAATGGTGCGTCAATGGCAAGAGTTGTTCTTTAACCAAAGATTTTCAGAAACAGACCTGTCAAACCCGGACTTTGTTGCATTAGCAGCGGCATACGGAATAAAAGGACGCCGTATTGAGAAACGCGAGGAGTTAGATGGTGCAATAGAGGAGATGTTGCAACACGATGGTTCTTATCTGCTTGAGGCAGTAGTTGAGAAAGAAGAGATGGTATTCCCAATGACGCCAACAGGAAAGAGTGTAAACTATGTAATGTTAAACCGCGACGAAATATATAAATTGTAA
- the ilvN gene encoding acetolactate synthase small subunit, translating into MVMEKLYTITALSENEVGLLNQISIIFTRRKLNIESLSVSASAISGVHKFVITTNCDEAMAIKVVNQIEKRIDVIRAFYYAEEDIVYQEVALYKVSTPELLEKGGLERLVRKYNARILEIHPVYTIIEKTGHTEETQALFHDLEQYGVLQFVKSGRVSITKSTIEHVDKFLECQELRRKELEEE; encoded by the coding sequence ATTGTAATGGAAAAACTATATACAATAACAGCACTCTCTGAGAATGAGGTAGGTCTGTTAAACCAAATATCAATTATCTTTACCCGTCGCAAACTCAACATTGAGTCGTTATCTGTATCGGCATCAGCAATAAGTGGTGTGCATAAATTTGTGATAACCACAAATTGTGATGAAGCGATGGCGATAAAGGTCGTAAATCAGATAGAGAAGAGAATAGATGTAATCCGAGCATTCTATTATGCCGAAGAGGATATAGTATATCAAGAGGTAGCGTTATACAAAGTCTCAACTCCAGAGCTATTAGAAAAGGGAGGATTAGAGAGGTTGGTAAGAAAATACAATGCTCGAATATTGGAGATTCATCCTGTATATACCATAATAGAGAAAACAGGTCATACAGAAGAAACACAAGCTCTATTTCATGACCTTGAACAATACGGAGTATTACAATTTGTAAAATCGGGAAGAGTATCTATTACAAAATCAACCATTGAGCATGTTGATAAATTCTTGGAGTGTCAAGAGTTACGTAGAAAGGAATTAGAGGAGGAGTAG
- a CDS encoding BamA/TamA family outer membrane protein: MKFKITLFILSVLLLATSCRPTKHVPQGEYLLNRVKIEVDNKDVKSSSLKPYLRQQPNHKTFGIIGLPLAFYNMSGTKDNRWNRFMRKIGTPPVIYDSTLTEKSRVEIQKAMKNKGYAEAEVTADTVIKKRKIKVTYNVKSNTPYKLNRVTYNIPDDSISKYVTLKDTTQYLLKKGTLFDYYILDSERERIAKELNDRGYYAFNKEYITYTADTTVGDHLVDLEVNLLPYPIAKPDGTGVVFVKHRPYTIRDVYFYTDYNPMNVDQRYTVVDTAHYEGNTIYYGKDHYLRESVLVNNCFIKKGEKYSQRIVDNTMSAYGRLRAFKYVNIQFAPVEVDGKMMLDCYILLTKGKTQTISTEVEGTNSAGNFGFALGFTYQHRNIFKGSQTFSTKIRAAYENITGDLGGLISNNYLELGAEMGISFPKFIFPFAKNKQRQKLRPTTELKLSGNYQRRPEFVRVIAGAGWGYNWFSNRNRFRHKFDLVDISYIYLPKVTEEFKNNINDLSVDNPLLRYSYEDHFIMRMAYSVYLSNLNPESIKPTGNIYTFRMVNEIAGNLLYGISSAISKPRPQDGYSIFGIRYAQYYKCDMDYTYTFLFNEKNSLSLHVGAGVAVPYGNSEILPFEKRYFSGGANSVRGWSVRSLGPGSYQRKDPTSDFMNQCGDVRLDFNIEYRSKLIWKLELAAFIDAGNIWTIKDYAAQPGGAFKINKFYKELALAYGLGLRLDFDFFVLRLDLGMKAYNPAVTGKSKWVISYQNFSRDAALHFAVGYPF; encoded by the coding sequence ATGAAATTTAAAATCACACTCTTTATACTCTCTGTTTTGTTGTTGGCAACATCGTGCCGACCAACCAAACACGTACCCCAAGGAGAGTATCTGTTGAATAGAGTGAAGATTGAGGTAGATAATAAGGATGTAAAATCATCATCTTTGAAACCATATCTACGCCAACAACCAAATCATAAAACTTTCGGAATAATAGGGTTGCCATTGGCTTTTTACAATATGTCGGGAACAAAAGATAACCGATGGAATCGTTTTATGCGAAAAATAGGAACTCCTCCTGTAATATATGACTCAACTCTAACAGAAAAGAGTAGAGTAGAGATACAAAAGGCAATGAAAAATAAAGGGTATGCCGAAGCCGAAGTAACTGCCGATACTGTAATAAAGAAACGAAAAATAAAGGTAACTTATAACGTAAAGAGCAATACCCCGTACAAATTAAATAGGGTAACATACAATATCCCCGATGACTCAATATCAAAGTATGTAACCCTTAAAGATACAACTCAGTATCTTTTAAAAAAAGGAACACTATTTGACTATTACATATTAGATAGTGAACGTGAGAGAATAGCTAAAGAGTTGAACGATAGAGGATATTATGCCTTTAATAAAGAGTATATAACATATACTGCCGATACAACAGTTGGTGATCACTTGGTAGATTTGGAGGTTAATCTATTGCCGTATCCAATAGCAAAACCCGACGGAACGGGGGTAGTCTTTGTAAAGCATCGCCCCTATACAATACGCGATGTATATTTCTATACCGATTACAACCCTATGAATGTTGATCAGCGATATACGGTCGTTGATACAGCACACTATGAAGGAAACACAATCTACTATGGCAAAGATCACTATCTACGTGAATCGGTATTGGTAAACAACTGCTTTATAAAGAAAGGTGAGAAATATAGTCAGCGAATAGTTGACAACACAATGAGTGCATACGGACGGTTGAGGGCATTCAAATATGTAAACATACAGTTTGCACCCGTAGAGGTTGATGGCAAGATGATGCTTGATTGTTATATACTTCTTACAAAAGGAAAAACACAAACCATATCAACAGAGGTAGAGGGTACGAACTCGGCAGGAAATTTTGGATTTGCACTTGGTTTTACCTATCAACACAGGAATATATTCAAAGGCTCACAGACCTTCTCAACAAAGATACGTGCAGCATACGAGAATATAACAGGCGACTTAGGAGGTTTAATAAGTAACAACTACCTTGAACTTGGAGCCGAGATGGGAATTTCGTTTCCTAAATTTATATTCCCCTTTGCAAAGAATAAGCAACGACAGAAATTGCGTCCCACAACAGAATTGAAGTTAAGTGGCAACTATCAGCGCCGACCAGAGTTTGTGCGTGTTATAGCAGGAGCAGGATGGGGGTATAATTGGTTTAGTAATAGGAATAGATTTCGTCATAAATTTGATTTGGTTGATATAAGTTATATATATCTGCCAAAAGTAACCGAAGAGTTTAAAAATAATATAAATGATTTGTCGGTAGATAATCCGTTGCTCAGATACAGTTATGAGGATCACTTTATAATGCGAATGGCATACTCTGTCTATCTCTCTAACCTAAATCCTGAATCAATAAAACCAACGGGGAATATATACACTTTCCGTATGGTTAACGAGATAGCAGGAAACCTGCTGTACGGAATATCAAGTGCAATATCAAAACCACGTCCCCAGGATGGTTACTCTATATTTGGCATCCGATATGCACAATACTATAAATGTGATATGGACTACACCTATACCTTCCTGTTTAACGAAAAGAACTCGCTGTCGTTACACGTAGGAGCAGGAGTGGCGGTCCCATACGGAAACTCAGAGATACTTCCCTTTGAAAAGAGATACTTCTCAGGCGGAGCAAATAGTGTGAGAGGATGGTCAGTACGAAGTTTAGGACCAGGATCATATCAGAGAAAAGATCCAACCTCAGATTTTATGAATCAGTGCGGAGATGTAAGATTAGACTTCAATATAGAGTATCGAAGCAAACTGATATGGAAGTTAGAGTTAGCTGCATTCATTGATGCAGGAAACATCTGGACAATAAAAGATTATGCCGCCCAACCGGGAGGAGCATTCAAAATAAACAAGTTCTATAAAGAGCTAGCATTGGCATACGGTTTAGGACTTCGTCTCGATTTTGACTTCTTTGTATTACGTCTTGATCTTGGAATGAAAGCATATAACCCAGCAGTAACAGGTAAGAGCAAGTGGGTAATATCATACCAAAACTTCTCTCGCGATGCGGCACTACACTTCGCTGTTGGTTATCCGTTCTAA
- the typA gene encoding translational GTPase TypA → MSQQIRNIAIIAHVDHGKTTIVDKMLLAGKLFRENQTSGELILDNNDLERERGITILSKNVSITYKDCKINIIDTPGHADFGGEVERVLNMADGCLLLVDAFEGPMPQTRFVLQKAIEMGLKPIVVVNKVDKPNCRPDEVQEMVFDLMFNLNATEDQLDFPTIFGSAKQNWMSLDWRKPTEDITVLLDTIIETIPAPKVLEGEPQMLITSLDFSSYVGRIAVGRIHRGTLREGMDVSLCKKDGSVVKQRIKEMHLFEGLGRTKVTEASSGDICALVGIEGFEIGDTISDVQNPEPLKRIAIDEPTMSMTFTNNDSPFFGKDGKYVTSRHIADRLAKELDRNLALRVEKSENSDVWTVFGRGVLHLSILIETMRREGYELQVGQPQVIIKEIDGVKSEPVEQLTINVTEEYSNRIIDMVTRRKGDLMVMESQGDRVHMEFVIPSRGIIGLRNNVLTASAGEAIMAHRFLEYQPWRGEIDRRSNGSLIAMESGTAYAYAIDKLQDRGRFFIHPQDEVYAGQVVGENAKEGDIVVNVTKSKKLTNMRASGADDKARIIPPVIFSLEEALEYIKEDEYLEVTPHHLRIRKIILDEIERKRQAKQQ, encoded by the coding sequence ATGTCGCAACAAATCAGAAACATTGCAATTATTGCCCATGTCGATCACGGAAAAACAACAATCGTGGATAAAATGCTTCTTGCGGGAAAACTCTTTCGTGAGAATCAAACATCTGGCGAGTTAATACTTGATAATAACGACCTTGAGCGAGAGAGGGGAATTACAATCTTATCAAAGAATGTATCAATAACCTACAAAGATTGCAAGATAAATATTATAGACACTCCAGGACACGCCGACTTTGGAGGCGAGGTGGAGCGAGTATTAAACATGGCAGACGGATGTTTGCTACTTGTTGATGCTTTTGAAGGACCAATGCCACAAACTCGTTTTGTGTTGCAAAAAGCAATAGAGATGGGATTAAAGCCCATAGTTGTGGTAAATAAAGTTGATAAACCAAATTGTCGCCCTGATGAGGTGCAGGAGATGGTTTTTGATCTTATGTTCAATTTGAATGCAACAGAAGATCAATTAGACTTCCCGACAATATTCGGTTCTGCTAAACAGAACTGGATGTCGCTTGATTGGCGTAAACCAACTGAAGATATAACCGTTCTTTTGGATACAATAATAGAGACAATACCAGCACCTAAAGTTCTTGAAGGAGAACCTCAGATGTTGATTACATCGTTAGACTTTTCATCGTATGTAGGACGTATTGCGGTAGGTCGTATTCATCGCGGAACTCTTCGTGAAGGTATGGATGTATCGTTGTGTAAAAAAGATGGTAGCGTAGTAAAGCAACGTATAAAAGAGATGCATCTTTTTGAGGGGTTAGGGCGTACAAAAGTAACTGAAGCGTCATCGGGAGATATATGTGCTCTTGTAGGAATTGAAGGTTTTGAGATTGGAGATACAATCTCTGATGTGCAAAATCCAGAGCCACTAAAACGTATAGCCATTGATGAGCCAACAATGTCAATGACCTTTACTAATAACGATTCGCCCTTCTTTGGAAAAGACGGAAAATATGTAACCTCACGTCATATTGCCGACCGCTTAGCAAAAGAACTTGATCGTAACCTTGCATTACGAGTAGAGAAATCGGAGAACTCAGATGTATGGACAGTATTTGGACGTGGAGTATTGCATCTGTCAATATTGATAGAAACAATGCGTCGTGAGGGCTATGAATTGCAAGTAGGACAACCTCAGGTAATTATAAAAGAGATAGATGGAGTAAAAAGTGAGCCTGTTGAACAACTAACCATAAACGTAACCGAAGAGTATTCTAATAGAATAATTGATATGGTAACGCGTCGCAAGGGAGATTTAATGGTTATGGAGAGTCAAGGCGATAGAGTGCATATGGAGTTTGTAATTCCATCACGCGGAATAATAGGTTTGCGTAACAATGTCTTAACAGCATCGGCAGGAGAGGCAATAATGGCACACCGTTTCTTGGAGTATCAGCCATGGAGAGGAGAGATTGATCGCCGTTCAAATGGCTCGTTAATTGCAATGGAGAGTGGAACAGCATACGCCTATGCAATAGATAAATTACAAGACAGAGGTCGTTTCTTTATACATCCTCAGGATGAAGTATATGCAGGACAAGTAGTGGGCGAAAATGCCAAAGAGGGAGATATTGTGGTAAATGTAACAAAATCAAAGAAACTTACCAATATGCGTGCATCAGGAGCAGATGACAAAGCGCGTATTATTCCTCCTGTGATATTCTCGCTTGAAGAGGCATTGGAGTATATCAAAGAGGATGAATACCTTGAAGTAACACCACACCACTTACGTATTCGTAAAATAATATTGGATGAGATAGAGCGTAAGCGTCAAGCAAAACAACAATAA
- the ilvD gene encoding dihydroxy-acid dehydratase, whose translation MANKLRSAQSTEGRRMAGARALWRANGMKEEQIGKPIIAVVNSFTQFVPGHVHLHEIGQKVKEEIEKLGCFAAEFNTIAIDDGIAMGHDGMLYSLPSRDLIADSVEYMVNAHKADAMVCISNCDKITPGMLMAAMRLNIPAIFVSGGPMEAGNLRGRALDLIDVMIEGADASVTDEQVAEVERVACPSCGSCSGMFTANSMNSLNEAIGMALPGNGSIVATHKNRENLFVKAAAKIVENCKKYYEDGDDSVLPRSIATRAAFLNAMTLDIAMGGSTNTVLHLLAIAQEAGVDFTMDDIDALSRKAPVLCKVAPSSHFHMQDVNRAGGIISIMSLLAKEGLVDTSVKRVDGLTLGEAIDNYAIDGKNFTEEAANLWKSAPCNKFNLKLGSQSSQYKELDTNRETGCIRDFSHAYVKDGGLAVLKGNIAQDGCIVKTAGVDESIFRFTGTVKVFESQEDACEGILGEKVQAGDVVVITHEGPKGGPGMQEMLYPTSYIKSRHLGKECALITDGRFSGGTSGLSIGHVSPEAASGGNIGLLKDGDIIEINIPERTINVRLSDEELAQRRAEEMKRGKDAFTPKTRNRVISKALKVYASMVSSADKGAFRIIE comes from the coding sequence ATGGCAAACAAATTACGTAGTGCGCAAAGTACCGAAGGTCGTAGAATGGCAGGAGCAAGAGCATTGTGGAGAGCCAACGGAATGAAAGAGGAGCAGATAGGGAAACCCATTATAGCCGTAGTAAATTCATTCACACAATTTGTACCGGGTCATGTGCATCTTCACGAGATAGGACAAAAAGTTAAAGAAGAGATAGAGAAATTAGGATGCTTCGCAGCCGAGTTCAATACAATAGCCATTGATGATGGAATTGCAATGGGGCATGACGGAATGTTATACTCACTACCATCACGTGACCTAATTGCCGATAGTGTAGAGTATATGGTAAATGCTCACAAAGCCGATGCTATGGTGTGTATAAGTAATTGTGACAAGATAACACCCGGAATGTTGATGGCTGCAATGCGATTAAACATCCCTGCAATATTTGTATCAGGAGGACCTATGGAGGCGGGAAACCTTCGTGGTAGAGCATTAGACCTAATTGATGTTATGATTGAGGGAGCAGACGCAAGTGTAACCGATGAACAGGTAGCAGAGGTAGAACGAGTAGCTTGCCCATCATGTGGATCATGCTCAGGAATGTTTACTGCAAACTCAATGAATAGCCTGAACGAAGCAATAGGAATGGCTTTGCCGGGAAACGGCTCAATAGTGGCAACACACAAAAACAGAGAGAACCTGTTTGTAAAGGCAGCAGCGAAGATTGTTGAAAACTGCAAAAAATATTATGAGGATGGCGATGACTCAGTGCTTCCACGTTCAATAGCAACACGAGCAGCATTCTTAAATGCTATGACACTTGATATTGCAATGGGAGGTTCCACCAACACAGTATTGCACCTATTGGCAATAGCACAAGAGGCGGGAGTTGATTTTACAATGGATGATATAGATGCTCTATCACGTAAAGCACCTGTGTTGTGTAAAGTAGCACCAAGTTCTCACTTCCATATGCAAGACGTAAACCGTGCAGGTGGAATTATCTCAATAATGAGTCTATTGGCAAAAGAGGGATTGGTTGACACCTCAGTAAAACGTGTTGACGGATTAACACTGGGAGAGGCAATAGACAACTATGCTATTGACGGAAAAAACTTTACTGAAGAGGCAGCTAATCTATGGAAGAGTGCACCATGTAATAAGTTTAATCTTAAATTAGGATCGCAATCAAGTCAATATAAAGAACTCGATACCAATCGTGAAACCGGATGTATCAGAGATTTCAGCCATGCTTACGTAAAAGACGGAGGATTGGCAGTGTTGAAAGGAAACATTGCTCAAGACGGATGTATAGTGAAAACAGCAGGAGTAGATGAGAGCATATTCCGTTTTACAGGAACTGTTAAGGTATTTGAGTCGCAAGAGGATGCGTGTGAAGGAATATTAGGAGAAAAAGTACAAGCGGGCGATGTAGTAGTAATCACACACGAAGGACCAAAAGGAGGACCAGGAATGCAAGAGATGCTATATCCCACTTCATATATAAAATCTCGTCACTTAGGAAAAGAGTGCGCCTTAATCACTGACGGACGTTTCTCAGGTGGAACATCGGGATTATCAATAGGACACGTATCACCCGAAGCAGCGTCGGGAGGAAACATCGGACTATTAAAAGATGGCGATATAATAGAGATAAATATCCCGGAACGTACAATAAATGTACGTTTGTCAGATGAAGAACTTGCTCAAAGAAGAGCAGAAGAGATGAAACGAGGCAAAGATGCCTTTACTCCTAAGACTCGTAACAGAGTAATATCTAAGGCGTTAAAGGTGTACGCTTCTATGGTAAGTTCTGCCGATAAAGGAGCATTTCGTATTATAGAATAA
- a CDS encoding thymidylate synthase: MKQYLDLLQRVLDEGVVKSDRTGTGTTSVFGHQMRFKMEDGFPLLTTKKLHLKSIIYELLWFLKGDTNAKYLQDNGVRIWNEWADPDGNLGHIYGYQWRSWPDYKGGHIDQISEVVETIKNNPDSRRIIVCSWNVADLPNMNLPPCHCFFQFYVADGKLSLQLYQRSADIFLGVPFNIASYALLLKMMAQVTGLKEGDFVHTLGDAHIYNNHMEQVQLQLSREPRALPQMKINPDVKSIFDFKFEDFELVDYDPHPHIKGVVSV, encoded by the coding sequence ATGAAACAATATTTAGATCTATTACAAAGAGTTCTTGATGAAGGCGTAGTAAAAAGCGACCGTACAGGAACAGGAACAACATCGGTGTTTGGACATCAGATGCGTTTTAAGATGGAAGATGGTTTTCCTCTATTAACAACAAAGAAACTCCACCTTAAATCAATCATATATGAGTTGCTATGGTTCTTAAAGGGAGATACAAATGCCAAATACCTGCAAGATAACGGAGTTCGTATCTGGAATGAGTGGGCAGATCCGGACGGAAATCTCGGACATATTTATGGCTATCAATGGCGTTCATGGCCCGACTATAAAGGTGGACATATTGACCAAATATCAGAGGTGGTGGAGACAATAAAAAACAATCCCGACTCTCGAAGAATAATAGTGTGTTCATGGAATGTAGCAGATCTGCCAAATATGAACTTACCCCCATGTCACTGCTTCTTCCAATTCTATGTGGCAGATGGTAAATTATCGTTACAACTATATCAACGTAGTGCTGATATATTCTTAGGCGTGCCATTTAATATAGCATCGTATGCACTACTTTTGAAGATGATGGCACAAGTAACAGGATTAAAAGAGGGAGACTTTGTTCATACACTTGGAGATGCTCACATCTATAATAATCATATGGAGCAAGTGCAATTGCAATTGTCTCGAGAGCCAAGAGCTTTGCCTCAAATGAAGATAAATCCCGATGTAAAGAGTATTTTCGATTTTAAATTTGAAGACTTTGAGTTGGTTGATTACGATCCTCACCCACACATAAAAGGAGTAGTGTCAGTATAA